The following DNA comes from Methanothrix sp..
TCAAGGACCTGATGGTGGAGGCGGTCGAATGGCCGCTGCGCCATGCCGAAAGCTTCCATCGCCTGGGAATCGAGGCCCCCAAGGGCATTCTGCTCTATGGTCCGCCAGGCACAGGAAAGACGATGCTCGCCAAAGCAGTGGCCAATGAGAGCGAGGCGAACTTCATCACTGTCAAAGGGAGCGCTCTGCTCTCCAAGTGGTATGGTGAGAGCGAGAAGAGGGTGGAGGAGATATTCAGGAAGGCGAGGCAGGTTGCTCCTTCTATCATATTCCTGGACGAGCTGGATGCATTGGTCCCCATCAGGGGGGGAGCAATGGGTGAGCCTCATGCTACTGAGAGGATAGTCAATCAGCTATTGAGTGAGATGGACGGCCTGGAGGAGCTGCGCGGCGTGGTGGTGATCGGAGCGACCAACCGGCCGGATATAATCGATCCTGCTCTTCTCAGGCCGGGACGGTTCGATGAGCTGATACTGGTGCCCGTGCCGGACAGTGAGTCCAGGCGTAAGATCTTCCAGGTGCACCTTAAAAATTCGCCCCTGGAGGATGATGTCAATATTGAGGAACTTCTCGCGCATACAGATAAGTACACTGGTGCAGACATAGCCTCCCTGGTCAGAAAGGCCGGACGGCTGGCCCTGAGGGAGGATATGGGTGCCAAGAAGATCAGCCAGAAGCATTTCCTCGCTGCCCTGGAGGAGATCGGGCCTTCTGTCACTCCGGATACCATGAAGTATTATTCCTCTTTGGCCAAGGAGCTGCGCAAGAAGGCCTCCCGAGAGGCGGAGAGAGGCGATATGTACGTTTGAGCCCGGCCTTTGAGCCTGGGCTTGACATAAATAAGCATAAGCTAAGCATAAGCCTCTGCCTGAGGGCCTGTATCTGAGGCTTGAGATAGGCCCGGGGCTTGGCATAGGCCTGGGCTTGGGCCTGGCAGAGGCTTTGAGAAGATATTTGATCGATAACTGGAGCGCCAGAGAGATTATGCCTTATTTCCCTCTCCTATGATTTTCAATTGCGCCCTCAATGGCGCATCAGGTGGTAGACCTATTGCAGGACAAAAGCCTTTTAGATGATAACAATTGTGTAGGGGTCGAATTCGTAAGCTGCTGGAGGCAAGAGGATATAGTGGAGCTGTACCGGGCCGGCGGCTGGTGGAGGGAGTACATGGATTCGTCTCGCATCAATGACCTGATTCAAGGGAGCTTTCTCTTCGCAGTGGCAGTTGAGAAAAGGAGCGGCAAAGCAGTGGGAATGGGCCGGGTGATCTCAGATGGGGTATCGGACGGATATATTCAGGATCTGGTGGTCCTGCCTGGCTGGCGGTCAGAGGGGGTGGGGAGAATGATCCTGGATAGACTGCTGGAGGAGTGCCGGTCCAGAGGGATCGCCTGGGTGAGCCTGATAGCCGAGCCGGGAAAGGAGGCCTTTTATGATTCATTTGGATTTCGCAGGATGGAGGGGCATGTGCCCATGCACCTCGATTGGGAGGGCGGAAGGTGCTGAGCTCTGGCGACTTCAAGCCGGTTCAGCTTGAGGATAGGGATTTTTTTGTCCAACACTACCGGCGCTTTCCTCAAATGCACAGCGACAACACCTTCACCAATATGGTCTGCTGGAATTATTATGCAAATTACCGTTATGCATATGTCCAGGACTGTGTGCTCCTCTCCAGCACAATAGGCGGCAAGACGCGCTATCGCCCTCCCATCGGGCCGCACAACCCTGACCTTCTCCATGAGGTCATGTCGCTCGCCCTGAGGAGCGATGAAGAAAGGCCCTTTGTGGTCCTGGACCAGGGGACACTGGACTGGATAAAGAGCCTCTACCCGGAGCTAAAGCTTGATCCTGAGAGGATGTACTTCGAATATGTCTACCTGGCGTCTGATCTGGCCCTTCTTCCTGGAAAGGGATACTCAACCATCAGGCGGCAGCTCAACCAGTTCATGAAGAACTGCAGCCCCAGGGTCGAGGATCTGGGGGCGGACAACACCGCAGAGATAAACGATTTTGTAGAGCAGTGGTGCGAGTGGAAGGATTGTGACTCAAATCCTGATCTGGAGTCAGAAAAAGAGGCCCTGTGCTTTGCCCTGGCCCATTATGAGGAGCTGGAGCTATCGGGCATTGCCATACGGGCAGAGGGTAAGATCGGGGCAATATCCCTCTTTGAGGGGCTGAACGAGGATACTGCTCTGGTTCACTTTGAGAAGGGGCTCCCTGACTGCAAGGGAATCTATCGGGCGATCAATGCCGAGACGGCGAAGATACTGGCCGGAGGCTACACCTACATCAACCGGGAGAGCGATATGGGGGTGGAGGGAATCCGGGAGGCGAAGATGCGCTACCACCCCCATCATATGGTCCAGGTGCATATGGCAAGGCAGGAGGAACTGGAGAGGGTGTTATGATCTTCTAACCTCTCTTTTTCAAGCTGAAGGCAAGGTTCAAATCTGGGGAAGGATCATCCTGAGATCAGGAGTTGATTATTATGCACAGCCACGATCACAGCCACGGCCACAGCCACGATCACAGCCACGATCATAGCCATGATCATAGCCATGATTCAAAGGATCATGCTCTGACCCGGCATCAGGCAGAGCACCTCCTGGAGCATTGGATAGAGCATAACCAGGGACATAGCATCTCTTTTCGAGAGAGAGCGGCCCAGGTCGCCGGCTTGAGCGAAGCTGCCGCCCAGGACATAAACCGGGCAGCCGAGCTGATGGACGAGTGCACAGAGATGCTGAAGAAGGCCCTGAAGGATCTATAGAGAGCATTGAAGCATCTATAGAAGGCCTGAATGATCCAAAAGAGGAGTCATAAGAGATGGAATTGGTCTATACTTACCCTATGGATAAGAGCAAAGAGATGCAAAAGATGCTGGAGGAGGAGTTCTAGAAGCGTCTGGGGCCCACAGTGAGGGACTGCAGGGCTATGGGCTTTGATAAGGAGGGCATGTGCCTTTACATCAAGGCCAGGGATGAGCTGGCTGAGGAAGCAAAAAAGCACCTGGCTGAGAGCGCTGCCGAGGAGCTGAAGGGGGAGGAGGGAGAGGCACTGCTGAAGGCGTTCCAGGAAGAGGCTGAGTCGGCAGAAGCAGGTATGGGGGCAATGTTCGGCTGAAGCCAGGTATATAAAGGCCGGCGAGGCAATCATCGCAGCCCAGTGATCAAGAAAAGCAGGAGGGTTCACTTCATCCCCGAGCTGAAGCTCGGAGCATTAGTGACCCTCTGCGCACCCTGCAATAAACGGTGCATCCCAGCACCTTTAGGATTCTACCTCCAGGGTTTGGATTATTTGTTTATTGGTATCATCATCCAGATATGATAGCATAAGTATCATATTTCTGGGGTCAATGCTCCAAACGGCCGTGCTGAACATTTCTCCCTTCGGATTCAGTATGTTCTCCGGCATGGTGAATGAATAGAGGGTCACATTTTTTCCCATTGCATCCTGCAGGTATGTTTCTCCAACCATCTCCGGACCAAAAAGCCTAAAAGTACTGACAATTATAATTTCCATATAATCAGAGAATGCTGTGGGGTCTATTTTTTCCAGATCTTCATCATATAAGGGGAGAGATAAAATGAATATAGAAGCGTTTGTGGCATTTCCATCGCTGCTATTATTGATCAGGATCATCTGGTTGATGCTTCCTTCATCTGATTGGAAGGCTCCTTTTAAACCTAACAGATACTCCGGCCCGATGTCAATTGATAGATTATGTTCTGTTGTCATCAGCACAGAAGTCTCCAAAGATGAGCCGGGCATGATCAGAATCAATAATGCCAAGAGAAATGCACTCATTGAAAGAGCTATACTTGAATATTTCGTTCCAATCACCAGTTAACCACATGGGTGTCTAAGTTTAAAAAACTTGCTGCTAATTTTTGCAAATGAGACTCTAATCCAGGTTATTTCACTCTCCTCTGAGCACTATCCAGAAATCGAGTAATTTCATTATCTATCCGCCAAATAGCCTGCTCAATCCATAATATTTTATGCTATGTCATGATTTCGCTGGATATGAGTTAGATGGATGAATAACGATTTATTAAATCTCTATGGGATTACCTGAAGCTAGGAGAATATCGACAAAATAGAACGCCGTAAGATTGGGCCTGATATCTTCGATTTTTACCAACCCCTTTTGAGAATTCCTATTTTTCTCACGGAGGCAGCAAGGCGCAAGGATGGAGCATACAGTTGCCCCAGGTGTCTGCCACAGGAGACAGCAGAGAGCCTTTTCCAATGGCTTATCTGAATCCCTTGCGTTTAGGCCGCCGTATACTGAATCTCTCTTGAGCAAAACTAGAGCAAAACTATGATATGAACGAAGAGATAATACAATCTCTATGAGCAATGCATCATGCGCTGCCGATCTGAAGGCTGCTTACAATGAGGTCAAGCTGGACCCCCTCATGAGCGGAGATCCGCGTTATGTTGATTGCAGTTCGGCCAGAGGAGGGGAGGATGTGGTAAAGCTTCTCTGCACGCGCATAGAGAATTCACCCCGCCCCATGGCGCAGCTCATCAGCGGCCATAGAGGATGTGGCAAGTCCACTGAGCTCCTGCGCCTGGTGGATGACCTGAAGAGAAAAAATTATATGGTGGTCTACTTTGCTGCGGACGAGGATATAGATGTGGGGGATTTGGTTTATACCGATCTCTTAATGGCGATCATCAAGCGTCTGGAGCGTGCTTTTGCAGATGAGGATATCCAGATCGATCCCAGACTCTCAAATGCTGTAGCGATGTGGTTCGCTGAAGTCGTTTATGGATGGAAGGATGAGAGAGAGGTCTCTGCGACTTTGCAGACGGAATTTGAGCTGGGCGTCTCTACCCCCATTTCACTCCCCATACTTTCCAAGATCCTGGCCAAGATCACAGGCCAGATCAAGACCGGCCAGAACATACGCAAGGAAGTTCGCCTAAAACTGGATCCTCAGGTCTATCAGTTCATAGAAAGGGTCAATGAGCTCATTCAAGCAGCAATTCCCAAGATAAGGGAAAAGGGTTACCGCGATCTGGTCCTGGTGATAGACAACCTGGACCGGATCGTCTTCAGGGTTCTGGATGATAAGACCGGCCGGACCACTCATGATGCACTCTTCCTGGAGCATGCTGAGCAGTTGAAATCCCTGGATTTGCATATGATCTACACCGTCCCCATCTCCATGTTCTATTCTCTCAAGGCCACCGGCCTCACAGGAGCCTTTCCGGATTATTCAATCCTCCCCATGATAAAGGTCAAGGA
Coding sequences within:
- a CDS encoding GNAT family N-acetyltransferase, whose translation is MQDKSLLDDNNCVGVEFVSCWRQEDIVELYRAGGWWREYMDSSRINDLIQGSFLFAVAVEKRSGKAVGMGRVISDGVSDGYIQDLVVLPGWRSEGVGRMILDRLLEECRSRGIAWVSLIAEPGKEAFYDSFGFRRMEGHVPMHLDWEGGRC
- a CDS encoding DUF2156 domain-containing protein, which codes for MLSSGDFKPVQLEDRDFFVQHYRRFPQMHSDNTFTNMVCWNYYANYRYAYVQDCVLLSSTIGGKTRYRPPIGPHNPDLLHEVMSLALRSDEERPFVVLDQGTLDWIKSLYPELKLDPERMYFEYVYLASDLALLPGKGYSTIRRQLNQFMKNCSPRVEDLGADNTAEINDFVEQWCEWKDCDSNPDLESEKEALCFALAHYEELELSGIAIRAEGKIGAISLFEGLNEDTALVHFEKGLPDCKGIYRAINAETAKILAGGYTYINRESDMGVEGIREAKMRYHPHHMVQVHMARQEELERVL
- a CDS encoding ATP-binding protein, which translates into the protein MSNASCAADLKAAYNEVKLDPLMSGDPRYVDCSSARGGEDVVKLLCTRIENSPRPMAQLISGHRGCGKSTELLRLVDDLKRKNYMVVYFAADEDIDVGDLVYTDLLMAIIKRLERAFADEDIQIDPRLSNAVAMWFAEVVYGWKDEREVSATLQTEFELGVSTPISLPILSKILAKITGQIKTGQNIRKEVRLKLDPQVYQFIERVNELIQAAIPKIREKGYRDLVLVIDNLDRIVFRVLDDKTGRTTHDALFLEHAEQLKSLDLHMIYTVPISMFYSLKATGLTGAFPDYSILPMIKVKEEDGNPCSEGIDRLYEVAKRRLDIEKIYADGVVEFLADKSGGMLRDFIRLLGYTIELAQVRGGGVPITMDLAEKAFRRLVNEYGRMVPDEYYKLLAQVARNKRAPNDEKHQAMLYNLSILEYMNGNRWCDVHPAIRELPEFKDIFRRE